The Suncus etruscus isolate mSunEtr1 chromosome 7, mSunEtr1.pri.cur, whole genome shotgun sequence genome includes a window with the following:
- the FCER1A gene encoding high affinity immunoglobulin epsilon receptor subunit alpha, whose translation MVTPGPEAPAMEPHCLLCWTLLLLFVNSVTAVLTLPLSLLLHGQRWFSPDDQKTLAAKGSDMASPHVLDRGLSLSEEGEPQRNGAKVLSPDSPQSDHFKVLPKSKVSLSPPWSRIFREENVTLTCQLENGTPLAGITAWKHNDRDMNETSPNLKITYAQELDSGDYKCEGENSQLSDPVHLNISSDYLLLQATAENLQEGQPLLLQCHSWKNQKVDKVTYYKNNVSLEYWYDNHNISMEKATIDDNGKYHCEGRVEMVERTSEAVFINVSKIPALLLLLMAMDSALFILTQQQLTQVLQSTKKGRKATGSNPNPQRDRAKT comes from the exons ATGGTGACACCAGGGCCAGAAGCACCTGCCATGGAGCCCCACTGCCTGTTGTGCTGGACTCTGCTGCTTCTCT TTGTGAACAGTGTGACAGCAG TTCTCACCCTTCCACTATCTCTTCTGCTCCATGGCCAGCGCTGGTTCAGTCCAGATGACCAGAAGACTCTGGCAGCAAAGGGCTCTGACATGGCCTCTCCTCATGTCCTGGATAG AGGTTTGTCTCTGAGCGAGGAGGGGGAGCCCCAAAGAAATGGAGCAAAAGTTCTCAGTCCTGATTCTCCCCAATCAGATCATTTCAAAGTCCTCCCCAAATCGAAGGTGTCCCTAAGCCCCCCCTGGAGCAGAATCTTCCGGGAGGAGAATGTGACCCTCACCTGCCAACTGGAGAATGGCACCCCTCTGGCTGGCATCACTGCCTGGAAGCACAATGACAGAGACATGAACGAGACCTCGCCCAATCTAAAAATCACTTATGCCCAAGAGCTGGACAGTGGCGACTACAAGTGTGAGGGAGAGAACTCGCAGTTAAGTGATCCTGTGCACTTGAATATCTCCAGCG ACTATCTACTCCTGCAAGCCACGGCCGAGAATCTGCAGGAGGGCCAGCCCCTGTTGCTGCAGTGTCATAGCTGGAAGAACCAGAAGGTGGACAAGGTCACCTACTACAAGAATAATGTGTCCCTCGAGTACTGGTACGACAACCATAACATCTCCATGGAAAAAGCCACCATCGATGACAATGGCAAATACCATTGTGAGGGCCGAGTCGAAATGGTAGAGAGGACATCAGAGGCTGTGTTCATCAACGTGTCCAAGA TCCCAGCGCTGCTGCTGCTCCTAATGGCCATGGACTCAGCTCTGTTCATCCTCACCCAGCAGCAGCTCACACAGGTGCTCCAGAGtacaaagaagggaaggaaggccaCAGGCTCGAACCCAAACCCCCAGCGAGACCGTGCAAAGACCTGA
- the ACKR1 gene encoding atypical chemokine receptor 1, with amino-acid sequence MGNCLQPVSTARAWTPDSRLQSMRSQTLIPEPRPQTLHRSPIFLCPAQSSPHLTLHPIPHPGSPRCPSAAVPQETTGIAANFSQWDWDEFWPEMEMNESYYSENMNDSDMASAAPCYSCNLLDASSLPFFLLSSVLGLLTNAAFLLALLWPLFHGQRCTDWPVLAQLAMGSALSSLALPLRAPGLGGARPVPLCHLTHIAWYSGAFTQALLIVSRACLGSRLGVSQSRYLLLGYSVGLWVTATLLGLPNALTSDSSSGYCAQSQGWGALYSVHVAFCWCLFVMLPLGLVCVKGLQKALDKGPYPQVDVLWVWFIFWGPYGVMLGVDSLMRSRVVVLPSCQAQQVQDLLLQLAEGLTMLHCVATPMLLALACHQATRLITPTLPLAPYPYPNTPVGKS; translated from the coding sequence ATGGGGAACTGCCTACAGCCGGTGAGTACTGCCAGAGCCTGGACCCCAGACTCCAGGCTCCAGAGCATGAGATCCCAGACCCTGATCCCAGAGCCTAGACCCCAGACTCTGCACCGCAGTCCCATCTTCCTCTGTCCAGCTCAGTCTTCTCCTCATCTGACTCTTCACCCCATACCCCACCCCGGGTCCCCAAGATGCCCATCTGCTGCTGTCCCACAGGAGACCACAGGCATTGCTGCCAACTTCAGCCAGTGGGACTGGGATGAATTCTGGCCTGAGATGGAGATGAATGAGTCGTACTACTCGGAGAACATGAACGACAGTGACATGGCCTCAGCTGCCCCTTGCTACTCCTGCAACCTGCTAGATGCATCCTCACTACCCTTCTTCCTGCTGTCCAGTGTGCTGGGCCTGCTGACCAATGCTGCCTTCCTCCTCGCCCTCCTCTGGCCACTCTTCCATGGGCAGCGCTGCACTGACTGGCCTGTACTGGCACAGCTGGCCATGGGCAGTGCCCTCTCCAGCCTGGCACTGCCCCTCCGGGCCCCAGGCTTGGGTGGTGCCCGCCCAGTCCCCTTGTGCCATCTGACCCACATAGCCTGGTACAGTGGGGCTTTTACTCAGGCACTGCTGATCGTTAGCCGGGCCTGTCTGGGGTCCCGGCTGGGTGTGAGCCAGTCCCGGTACCTGTTACTGGGGTACTCGGTGGGACTCTGGGTCACAGCCACCCTCCTAGGGTTGCCTAATGCCTTGACCAGCGACTCCTCCTCTGGATACTGCGCCCAGAGCCAGGGTTGGGGGGCACTGTACTCTGTGCATGTTGCCTTCTGCTGGTGCCTCTTTGTCATGCTCCCCCTGGGCCTGGTGTGTGTCAAGGGGCTGCAGAAAGCCCTGGACAAGGGGCCATACCCACAAGTGGATGTTCTGTGGGTCTGGTTCAttttctgggggccatatggggtgatgCTGGGTGTGGACTCCCTGATGAGGTCCCGGGTTGTGGTCCTGCCCTCATGCCAGGCTCAGCAGGTGCAGGACCTGCTGCTGCAGCTGGCAGAAGGCCTGACCATGCTTCACTGTGTGGCCACCCCCATGCTGCTGGCCCTGGCCTGCCACCAGGCCACCCGCCTCATCACCCCAACACTGCCACTGGCCCCGTATCCCTACCCAAATACCCCTGTCGGCAAGTCTTAA